The following DNA comes from Novipirellula caenicola.
CCCTCGGCGGTGTATGCATTAAAGCTGGCGGCACTGCAGCTTCCCGACGACTTGGCATTTCCGTTTGTCGAAGCGATCAAAAATGGACGTAGCCGGCAAGCATGTAATGCCTTGACGGAAATCGCGGTCAAGGATCCGGCGTCAAAAAGCGGCCAGGCGGCGATTGCAGGACTGAAAGAATATCGGATGGCGTTTTATGTTCCGAGCCTGCTCGAGTCGCTTTCGGGAGATATTGTGCTTCGGCATCAAACCTTCACTCGTCCCAATGGCGAGGAAGTACTAAGGATTGTGAAATCTCGCGAGCTTCAGGATGTCGAGCAAGTTGCCATTGTTGACAATGTGGTTCAAGCAAATACGCGAGTGGTCATCACCGACCAACTCTCTCAAGCCAACGCGTTGCGAACCAACGCTCGGATCTCGATTGTTGATTTGAATGTCGGGAAAAACGCGGTCGCCAGCCAAGCTTTGCAACGAGATATCCAGCGGCAATCCGATCAGGCGCGTAGGGAGACGGCTGAACAGAATCGGGAAAAGGCACGCAATGAATCGCGGGTTTACGAGGTGCTGCAAGCGGTTTCAGGTGAGGGAATGGAACGAAACGCTGTGGCTTGGTGGGATTGGTGGGATCGCTACAACGAGGCAATGGATTACGGCGCGGAGAACAAGCGGTATGACGTCAAGTACGACCAAGATCGCAGGAATACAGTTTACACGATGCAGTTCTCGCAGTTGGTGGCGTTGCGAACTTGCGAATGTCTGATCGCGGGGACTCAGGTGCAAACCGAATGCGGTCCGAAGTCGGTGGAGTCGATTCGCACGGGCGATTTGGTGCTGTCGCAAGATGTGGAGACCGGCGAGTTGGCGTTGAAACCCGTGCTGCAAACGACGAAGCGGCCTCCAGCGAAAACCATGCGTTTTGCAACCGCGGGCGGCGAGATCCAATCGACACTTGGCCACTATTGGTGGGTCGCCGGCCAAGGGTGGCTGCGGACCAAGGAACTCGAAGTGGGGATGATTTTGCGTCATGCCACCGGCACCAGCAAGATCGAGTCGATTGAGCTGGTAGACGAACCGGTCGAGACGTTCAACTTGATCGTCGCAGACAACCATACGTACTTTGTCGGACCCGAGCGTGTTCTGTCGAACGATGCAACGGACCTCAGGCCTACGCTGAAAGTGGTGCCTGGATTGCCTGTCTCTTCGCTTGCTTCGGCGACGCGAGAATCGTCACCGTGATTATTGGGTAGCAGCACTCGCCAACGGCTTGTTGATTTATTGAGCTGCGACGCGTCAGCGGCCGGGTACCACGCAGTACCCGGTGCTGGTCCACGGCTCACGGTTGCGATTTGGACTTGGATTAAATCAACACGCTTCCAAGAGTTGCGGTCGGTGACACCAGAGAGCGCCAGCCGTCACACGTGACGTTTCGCTACTCGTTATCGACTTCTGCCGCCGCGGGAGCTTGTCCTGCATACAGCGGCATGTGCCGGTAATAAACCTCAAGCGAGTAAAGTGAGAAGCAAGTCGTGTAGAGACGCCCCCCGAAGGCTCCCCACGCATCGGTCAGCGGAGACCAGCTGCCTCGTTCGCCACCGTTTTTCTCCTGCATCGCCGGCAATTCGACTCGCATTTTCTCGTTCCATTCCTCCCACAGCGGACCGCCGTAGTGGTGCAGTGCTTGCGTGGCGTAGTACCAGTAATAAACGTCCATGTCACGACGATCGATGGGATCTCGGGCGACAAACCCACCGAGCCCATGCGACATCTCCGGCCGATTTCGCTGCCATCCCAAGTATTGGCGAATCAACAATCCCTCAGCCGTCATCGAACGTGTCGCCACTTCGCCCACTTGGTACCCATACCCTTGGTCATAGCCTCCTCCGCCAACGGTATCCAAGTACTTTTCGATGTTCATGAACACGTAGCGATCCACATCCAAACCGGCGGCTTCGCCACTTTTGAGCCCCATCAAGAACCATCCGGTCACTGACGTGTCGGAATCAAATTTGGGTTGGTAACGCCATCCACCTTGAGGCGATTGGGCATCCACGCCGAAATCGCATGCTAATTGTGCATACGGTCTTAACCAGTAGTCATGCGTCATGCCATAAAGTTCACACAACGCGATCGTGGCTAGTCCTTGGGCATACATTTTCTCGTGCGGGTTCGCTCGTTCGGCCATGAAGCCGACTCGGTTTTGTTGCTTGACAAGCCACTGGGCCGCTTTCAGCATTTGCCGCTCGTATTTTCCGCTACGGTGAGTGTTGCCGGCGCCCATCAAGGCAATCATCGCCATCGCCGTGGCTGCGGTTTCGTTCTCCATCAAACTGCCGTCACGGTAGGGGCCTCGCAAGCTCCAGCTGCCGTCGGTTCGTTGTTGACGTATCAGCCATGCCAATCCAAGGGCCACGGCATCCTCGGTCACTTGGGTGCCTCCGTATTTGGCCAAAAGCACCTTTTTCATTTCTCCCGTGCGGCCACGGAACATCGACACCGCTTGACTTGCGTTTGGAACATTGCCAATCGCCGCGCCGGAGGTCTTTGGAAGTTGGGCAAAGGGATTGACCGCTGGCAATTCAGAATCAAATGGCAACGGCTGAGTAACCGCGATCTCATGAAACAGCGGTGCCACATCGACCTGTGTTTCGAAGCCGACGTTGCTGTCCGATGCAACCAAAGCATCGTCGAGTTGCGGCATGGGGGCGATCGAAAACTCGACAAATTCCGGCTTCGACTGTGCCGACGCCGGCGTGATTGTCAACATGATTCCTTGGACCGTCTCAGGCGAAATCGTGATGAACGCCAAGATCAGCAGCAGGACGAGGTGAAAGATCGTGCTCAGTAACCAGGCGGGCGCGTTGACGACGCGATCCTTGATTTGCTGAAACGAATAAGGGGTGACGCTTACCGCTGACGTCTGATTGCCGTCGCAAGTGAGCGGTGGTTTCGCATTCTGAAACCAAAAACGCGAGCGGTTGACATTCGCTTCGGCAGGCTCGTCACGCCATCGTGGGGGGGACTTCCTGACACGAGTGGTGGCGGGAAACGGCAGCAAGATGAAATTTGACGAGGTGGGCATTAAATCGGCTCTCGTTGACAACGTCTATTAATGGCCTAGCAATCAGCCCTTGTTATCAAGGACGATTTGCAATCACGACCGTCACGGTTGTGGCAAAGTGCCGGTGATGTTGCTCACTTATCGTATCACGATCTCTGCTCAATGGGTTTGAAAAAAGCTGCAACGTTAGCCGCGGTTCAGCGGAGCTCGTCAAACGTTTCGAGAGCATCTCGCCACGGAGAAAATGCGTTTCGTGGCTACGCTTGCCAGAGCGTGGACAAGCGTGGATCGTAGCCGCGCAAATGTGATTCACGACCTTCTGGCGAAGGCAGCTGCCTGAAAAATCCTTCGCCGCGTTGACCAAAACGGCTGACGAAGTCAACCGTCTCACGAAGTGGGGCAGCGGGCAGAACAGCAGACTGCCGGGTCTAGAAGATCCAGCGAGTTCCGGCCAATAGCGAGTTGAACGAAGAATCGCTGTTGGCTTGCCCTTGATAGGCCACCGTGAATTGGCCGCCCAGCAGAACGCCCATGTCGACCTGGGCACGCAAGATCACCCAGTCATCGCCTGCCATGACGCCTCGGTCTTCGAGCGACCCCGTCGCGGTGCCGCCGTTGGCGACTTGCGATACAAACGTCTCGGATTCGTCCAGATATTCGTGCATCCATCCGAATCGTAGACGAGTAGTGGCGATCCCAAGTGGCGTCGGTGCGGATTGGTTGAGCGACATTCCCAGTACGCTGCGAAGCGATTCGCCTGAGCCGCCATCGTTGGTCAGGGCGAAATCGTCATCGCCGGTTTCACGGATCGCGTCGAGTTCGACACGTGTCGAATGCAGCGCGAGGTAAGGACTCCAAAGTGTCGCGGCGTGTGAGAACAGTGTGCCAATTTCGAAGTAACCGAATTGCGACGAGCCATCAAACCGGCTTTCGGCAAAGTCGGATCCGTCTAGGGCGCTCAGTGAGCGACGAACTTCGTAATCCTGGGTACCAGCACCGCCGGCTGCGACGAGGTAAATGTGTTGGGCAAGATACTCAACCGAGCCTCCCATGCGATACGAATCGATGTCTGCATGTTGGTCGACTCCGCGGGTCTCTAGGTCACCCCAAGCCAAGTGTGCAAACGTATGAACAGCCAACCCATTGGGACTGGCCACACCGCCACCCAATTCGAGTCCGCCGACTTGGTGCCGATATCCCGGGGTCTGCAGGTCGTCCTGGTCGACTTCGCCAGTGATTCCATAGCCGCGCACCCAAGGGGTGATCTGGCATTGGCTGCGGTCCAAATCGGTTTGCAAGACGACACGATCGCGAACCGATTCAAGATTGTTTTGGATGTGGTTGATCTCTGCGCCGATCAGCGATGGGTAAATCGACCCCGACAATTGGTTCACCGCCATCGCGACTTGGTCGGCTGAACCGTTTCGCAGCGTGGTTACGGCGGTCGGAGTGGGGCTGACGGTCCGCAGATCGTCGAGTAAGACCGCAGCAGAGGTTTGGTTGCTTCCCGAGACCACGGTCGTGAACGAGGTGTTGTTGTCTTGGACGATAAAGCCAAATTGGTCTCGTGATGCGGAGGCGGTCATCGCCGCTTCAAGAAAAGGACGGTTCGGCAGCGCGTATACCTCGGCTTCGTTTGTGAACGTTCCGGTCACAGGGCTGCCCGATCTCAGAACGTTGAATGAGTCTCCAATCTTGTATTGGCTTCCAACGAAATTCGGTATCAAGCTAGCATTCGTGATTGTAGTCGTGCCGCTTATATCGATTAGGTCGGCTTCCTGCGTTGCGCCGATATCGGAGATGTCGACTTGGACCTTGGCGTTACTTGCGTCCAGGTTTCCGGTGACATTTAATGTTCCCAGACTACCTGCGGTTGAAGTTGCACCCGGCGCCAAGGTTCCGGCTGTCATCATGTTGCCGGTCACGGTTCCATTGCCAAACACCCTTGTATCCGAGGAGGTGCTGATATCAGTGTCGAGTGATGCAACGCCTCCGGTGTTGATGTTTAGCTGTGTCAGATCCACCAAACTGCCGGTAAAGGTTAGCGGGCCGTTCCCGTTTCGATCAATCGCCACGGTGGTTCCCGTGGCAACACCAAAGGAAACATCTCCGGGGATGTTCGGCAAGTCGCTCAATAATTGAATTGTGCTCGATCCCGGGGTGCTGAAAACGATCCGGTCACCTGAAGATGCATTGGTGATCGCTTCGCGTAGCGAACCTGCACCAGAATCGGCATTGGTCGTCACGAAAATATCCGCTGCGTGAGCGGAGACGCCAAGCTGAGACGCCGCCAAGAATGCGAGTAACACGAAGCGTTTAGAGCGACAGGCAATTTTGGACATGACAATAGGATTCACAGGGGGCATTGCAGTGTGTAACGATATTGCCATCGGCCAATCCCCGTTGTGATCCGTGCAAAAAATCCATGTGTCACAACAGACACGATGCTTGCATTAGATTCATCCGGCAAATTCGTCAAAATTTACCAGGACTACACCGCTGGAAGCCGGTCGCCGGTATCGCCCACGGATCAAATCCAAGTCGTAAACGGGTTGGGTGCGTCGTTGGACCCTTTCTGCTAACGCTGTAAAACATTTTCCGGTTGATACCTTCGCCAGCCGGTGGTGCTTGGTTTTGGCGGCATCAATTCAGGCTGGTCCACGCTCTGGCGAGCGTAGCAACGACATGCAAACGCAGTCATTTGCTGGTGCAAAGTGCGTCACCGTGATGCCTTATTTCCGCTACAAAAACATTTCTTTTTCGTGGACGATCGTTGCAGGACTCAAGTTGTTGCGTATCGCGTCGATCACCAGCTGTTCACCTTGCTCGTTTTTGACGAACATCGCTTGGCCCGGACTGACTCGGGCGTTCCAGTGTTTCTCGAAAACGGCCGCCAGATCACGTTTGGATGCGAGCACGGTCGGAACCGCGTGCAGCATCCATTGCAGCCGATCACGTCGTTCAAGCCAGGGGCGAAGCAATCTCGGCAGCAAACGGTTGGTCAGTGTGTCGGCGGGGATGTCGACCGATCGAGGGATGACGTAGCGGGGACTCGAAAGCGGGCCCAGCGTTTCGCGGACGGATTGGGCGAAAATTCGGGCTTCCTCGGCAGACGCATCGACCAAGAATACACGAACATAGCCGCCGTCACGCGGATTGATCTTCAACACCGAAGTCGCCGAAATTTGAGACGTTTCCTGAAGCGATGCAAACACCGCTTCACTGATCGCGGTTACCAAACTCAATCGGTCCCAGGAACGTTTCGCCTTGGCAAACGGGGGGAAGCCTTCGGTGAATTTGGCTTGGTGTGATCCGATCTCGACCGCCCGGATTGGTTGTCCACTGTAGCTCTTTCCGATCTGCCAAAGTTCGTACGCTGCTTCGCGATTCGCTGCACGGTGGAGCATGTCGGAATTCAATTGCGAAACGCTGCCGTCGACCAGTTCCGGCTTCAATTCGGTAAACGCGGCGTGCACATGCCCAACACCTTTTTCGATCGCACCGTCGTCGCACACTCCAAAGATCGTTTCATGTTTCCGCAAGAAGCGGCGATAATCATCCAGCCCCTTACTGAACTCCGGTGCGATGCAGACGATGTCCCAATTGTTGCTAAGTTTTCGTGGATGATTGGGATCCAAACGCAGCGATCGGCCACGCAATTGATTGACCGTCATCGACGTGGTGGCGGTCGATAGATCCACCAGCACGTTGACCGAATTGGCGTCCCAGCCTTCGCCCAGTAACCCACGCGTGCCGACCAAGCAGCGTGTCGTCCCTCGTTGGAATAGCTCGGTGATCAGTTCGACATAGATTCGCGGACACCAATCGCTGCCGCGGCCATTCAGCTCGTGAAACATCCCCTGGGACGACGACGAAAGTTCGACATCGATGGATCGTACTTGCAGCCATTGGTTGGCTTCGCCCAGGACGCGTTCCTCTAGATCGGCGTCCACCAACACGGACGAACCGGTCACCAACACCGGATCGAGTGCATTGGTTTCGGGATCGTCAAGCAGCATTCGAAACGCTGCCACCGCGCCACCCGCTTCTTCGTCGAGTAGGTGGGCAACTTCCGAACGGATGGCAGATGATTTTTCGAAGTCGGCGATCACGACGGCGCGTAGATCTTGACCGAGAGACTGTGCCTCGTGACGAAGGATCGGAACCACCGCTTGCGTCTTATTGCGAGTGTAGGCAATCACCCGAGACACCGGCGACGCACAGGCTCGGGGGCCTGAGTCGGTGATTTGCACGCCCAGCATCCGCAATCGATCGACCACGCGAGTCGCGGTTTCATGGTCGGTGGTGTGGGGCGAACGGCGAAGGTAGTGACGTGTGTAGCGATCGATCAAGATGATCAATCGTTCTTCCTCGGGATCGTCGCTTGGTAACAGCTCGGGGACATTCTCGGGCAGGGCGATGTTTCGGTCGTTCAAGAACCAAACGGCTGCCGTCACAAAGCGAGGATCGGCCGCAAAGAAGGGGCGCCACTGCGATGCTTGACGTGTGGGAAGTTGAAGGTCACGCAGCACGCGAACCAGCCAATCGGTCAACGATTCCGGTGGCCGCAGGATCAGCGATCCAGGGGCATCCGAGATGGCGTTGGCTTGGCAAAGCTCGTCGATAAGGCTGCGGAATTGTTGGTCGGCCGAG
Coding sequences within:
- a CDS encoding prenyltransferase/squalene oxidase repeat-containing protein, whose amino-acid sequence is MPTSSNFILLPFPATTRVRKSPPRWRDEPAEANVNRSRFWFQNAKPPLTCDGNQTSAVSVTPYSFQQIKDRVVNAPAWLLSTIFHLVLLLILAFITISPETVQGIMLTITPASAQSKPEFVEFSIAPMPQLDDALVASDSNVGFETQVDVAPLFHEIAVTQPLPFDSELPAVNPFAQLPKTSGAAIGNVPNASQAVSMFRGRTGEMKKVLLAKYGGTQVTEDAVALGLAWLIRQQRTDGSWSLRGPYRDGSLMENETAATAMAMIALMGAGNTHRSGKYERQMLKAAQWLVKQQNRVGFMAERANPHEKMYAQGLATIALCELYGMTHDYWLRPYAQLACDFGVDAQSPQGGWRYQPKFDSDTSVTGWFLMGLKSGEAAGLDVDRYVFMNIEKYLDTVGGGGYDQGYGYQVGEVATRSMTAEGLLIRQYLGWQRNRPEMSHGLGGFVARDPIDRRDMDVYYWYYATQALHHYGGPLWEEWNEKMRVELPAMQEKNGGERGSWSPLTDAWGAFGGRLYTTCFSLYSLEVYYRHMPLYAGQAPAAAEVDNE
- a CDS encoding polymorphic toxin-type HINT domain-containing protein, whose translation is MRCASVKQFAWRLGLLLGGVLLSGSAGAAELETSSDPVRAALEAEAKGQLTDRTALMELSQNPDAARWHAGQVFVDGQWVGLDQLNAERLTLRLRQYVQQRGEGDLDIEAHRHLARWAETNQLDAQARAHWQGVVALNPDDRAARAKLGQQLVNGQWLSKDEIREAKRQSKELAKQAKTWLPKVKQWVAAISGSDAKGKLKTLEELRQLEDPSAVYALKLAALQLPDDLAFPFVEAIKNGRSRQACNALTEIAVKDPASKSGQAAIAGLKEYRMAFYVPSLLESLSGDIVLRHQTFTRPNGEEVLRIVKSRELQDVEQVAIVDNVVQANTRVVITDQLSQANALRTNARISIVDLNVGKNAVASQALQRDIQRQSDQARRETAEQNREKARNESRVYEVLQAVSGEGMERNAVAWWDWWDRYNEAMDYGAENKRYDVKYDQDRRNTVYTMQFSQLVALRTCECLIAGTQVQTECGPKSVESIRTGDLVLSQDVETGELALKPVLQTTKRPPAKTMRFATAGGEIQSTLGHYWWVAGQGWLRTKELEVGMILRHATGTSKIESIELVDEPVETFNLIVADNHTYFVGPERVLSNDATDLRPTLKVVPGLPVSSLASATRESSP
- a CDS encoding DEAD/DEAH box helicase, giving the protein MPDTCLPDICFRGQLRPSQAEVARIASEKLAKGKRRLHIVAPPGSGKTVMGLYIWAELVGKPALVLSPNSAIQAQWAARTELFEHRHGMDLAPLISTDPLMPGLLTSLTYQSVTLPARATEFTEARATDLWAQSLIAKNQAACEQEAEDWIEGLRGHNPQFYNERLAYFRKQIREEDAIGGRAMTLLHRTSLDTLVRLRDYGVGLLILDECHHLMGHWGRVLAEVSEYLDGPVIVGLTATPPDREGKKREDTQRYDDFFGKIDFEVPVPAVVKDGYLAPYQDLAYFVRPSEKELAFIASADQQFRSLIDELCQANAISDAPGSLILRPPESLTDWLVRVLRDLQLPTRQASQWRPFFAADPRFVTAAVWFLNDRNIALPENVPELLPSDDPEEERLIILIDRYTRHYLRRSPHTTDHETATRVVDRLRMLGVQITDSGPRACASPVSRVIAYTRNKTQAVVPILRHEAQSLGQDLRAVVIADFEKSSAIRSEVAHLLDEEAGGAVAAFRMLLDDPETNALDPVLVTGSSVLVDADLEERVLGEANQWLQVRSIDVELSSSSQGMFHELNGRGSDWCPRIYVELITELFQRGTTRCLVGTRGLLGEGWDANSVNVLVDLSTATTSMTVNQLRGRSLRLDPNHPRKLSNNWDIVCIAPEFSKGLDDYRRFLRKHETIFGVCDDGAIEKGVGHVHAAFTELKPELVDGSVSQLNSDMLHRAANREAAYELWQIGKSYSGQPIRAVEIGSHQAKFTEGFPPFAKAKRSWDRLSLVTAISEAVFASLQETSQISATSVLKINPRDGGYVRVFLVDASAEEARIFAQSVRETLGPLSSPRYVIPRSVDIPADTLTNRLLPRLLRPWLERRDRLQWMLHAVPTVLASKRDLAAVFEKHWNARVSPGQAMFVKNEQGEQLVIDAIRNNLSPATIVHEKEMFL
- a CDS encoding autotransporter outer membrane beta-barrel domain-containing protein; this encodes MSKIACRSKRFVLLAFLAASQLGVSAHAADIFVTTNADSGAGSLREAITNASSGDRIVFSTPGSSTIQLLSDLPNIPGDVSFGVATGTTVAIDRNGNGPLTFTGSLVDLTQLNINTGGVASLDTDISTSSDTRVFGNGTVTGNMMTAGTLAPGATSTAGSLGTLNVTGNLDASNAKVQVDISDIGATQEADLIDISGTTTITNASLIPNFVGSQYKIGDSFNVLRSGSPVTGTFTNEAEVYALPNRPFLEAAMTASASRDQFGFIVQDNNTSFTTVVSGSNQTSAAVLLDDLRTVSPTPTAVTTLRNGSADQVAMAVNQLSGSIYPSLIGAEINHIQNNLESVRDRVVLQTDLDRSQCQITPWVRGYGITGEVDQDDLQTPGYRHQVGGLELGGGVASPNGLAVHTFAHLAWGDLETRGVDQHADIDSYRMGGSVEYLAQHIYLVAAGGAGTQDYEVRRSLSALDGSDFAESRFDGSSQFGYFEIGTLFSHAATLWSPYLALHSTRVELDAIRETGDDDFALTNDGGSGESLRSVLGMSLNQSAPTPLGIATTRLRFGWMHEYLDESETFVSQVANGGTATGSLEDRGVMAGDDWVILRAQVDMGVLLGGQFTVAYQGQANSDSSFNSLLAGTRWIF